One segment of Deltaproteobacteria bacterium CG11_big_fil_rev_8_21_14_0_20_49_13 DNA contains the following:
- a CDS encoding type I restriction endonuclease subunit M: MFEQAFKNIDDVLWKDAGCTSELDYTEQTSWLLFLKYLDDLEQDRVAEAALNGKKYTYILDKPYRWETWAAPKGKDDKLDHNATLTGDDLRDFVNQKLFPYLHDFKQKATGPNTIEYKIGQIFGEIKNKISSGYNLREIIDHIDELRFRSQNEKHELSHLYEAKIKNMGNAGRNGGEYYTPRPLIRAIVHVVKPKIGERIYDGAVGSAGFLCEAFEYLKTQGKLTTKDLTKLQTSTFYGKEKKSLAYVIAIMNMILHGIDAPNIIHTNTLTENLADIQEKDRYDVVLANPPFGGKERKEVQQNFPIRTGETAFLFLQHFIKILKAGGRGGVVIKNTFLSNTDNASVSLRKLLLESCNLHTVLDLPGGTFQGAGVKTVVLFFEKGAPTRKVWFYQLDPGRNMGKTNPLNDVDLAEFVKLQKSFADSPKSWSVDAKTIDQSTFDLSVKNPNGGKEIIHREPQEIMDEIAKLDAESAKVLENIKALL, translated from the coding sequence ATGTTCGAACAAGCCTTCAAAAATATCGACGATGTTCTCTGGAAAGATGCCGGTTGCACCAGCGAGCTAGATTACACGGAGCAGACCTCATGGCTGCTGTTCCTTAAATATCTCGATGATTTGGAACAAGACCGTGTCGCCGAAGCCGCGCTGAACGGTAAGAAATACACTTATATCCTCGACAAGCCCTACCGCTGGGAAACGTGGGCCGCGCCCAAGGGCAAAGATGACAAGCTCGACCACAACGCCACCCTGACCGGCGATGATCTCCGCGACTTCGTCAATCAGAAACTCTTCCCCTACCTGCACGACTTCAAACAGAAGGCTACCGGGCCGAACACCATCGAATACAAAATCGGGCAAATCTTCGGAGAGATCAAGAACAAAATTTCCAGCGGCTATAACCTGCGGGAGATCATAGACCACATCGACGAACTACGCTTCCGCTCGCAGAATGAGAAGCACGAACTATCTCACCTCTACGAAGCAAAGATCAAAAACATGGGCAATGCGGGCAGGAACGGCGGCGAGTATTACACCCCGCGTCCGCTTATCCGCGCCATAGTCCATGTCGTGAAGCCCAAAATCGGCGAGCGCATTTATGACGGCGCGGTCGGTTCGGCAGGTTTCTTGTGTGAGGCATTCGAGTATTTGAAGACACAGGGCAAGCTCACCACCAAAGACCTTACCAAGCTCCAGACCAGCACCTTCTACGGGAAGGAAAAGAAATCCCTCGCCTATGTTATCGCGATTATGAACATGATCCTGCACGGCATCGATGCGCCGAACATCATCCACACCAACACGCTCACCGAGAACCTGGCCGATATTCAGGAAAAGGACCGCTACGACGTGGTGCTGGCCAATCCACCCTTCGGTGGTAAGGAGCGTAAGGAAGTTCAGCAAAACTTCCCGATTCGCACTGGCGAGACGGCTTTTCTTTTCCTTCAACACTTTATTAAAATCTTAAAGGCTGGTGGACGTGGCGGCGTGGTCATCAAGAACACATTCCTCTCCAACACCGACAATGCTTCTGTAAGCCTGCGCAAACTCCTGCTGGAAAGTTGCAACCTGCACACAGTGTTGGACCTTCCCGGTGGCACGTTTCAAGGCGCTGGGGTGAAGACCGTCGTGCTCTTCTTCGAGAAAGGCGCGCCAACTCGGAAAGTCTGGTTCTACCAGCTCGATCCCGGTCGCAACATGGGCAAGACCAACCCACTTAATGACGTCGACCTTGCCGAGTTCGTGAAACTGCAAAAGAGTTTTGCCGATTCGCCCAAGAGCTGGAGCGTGGACGCCAAAACCATCGACCAGTCAACTTTTGATCTGTCGGTGAAAAACCCGAACGGTGGAAAAGAAATAATTCACCGTGAGCCCCAAGAGATTATGGACGAAATTGCCAAGCTGGACGCAGAGAGTGCGAAGGTACTGGAAAATATCAAGGCGCTACTATGA